A window of Vigna unguiculata cultivar IT97K-499-35 chromosome 4, ASM411807v1, whole genome shotgun sequence contains these coding sequences:
- the LOC114180526 gene encoding uncharacterized protein LOC114180526, whose protein sequence is MNFSTSSKSKSKPEVSTHSSLPSTQPPRLEVQIPTSITPQANIQQGPSFSFSPPLLSASQARTLKVRISSTSQPLIAPQSNSQPPHQSFPVYEPTIPTTSHSYSENEEEENEKTELQVDEQRLATRKRACSVNVIDDQGKRITKQLRTNDVWHLPPNERIVVQWNNEVQPIADGGALMNRFLASIARNSNSLPISYSSWKKIPKDYKKDAKFDVHFDVHISHILKSLNIKWRDHRQELWQLRNEGTHTRDELIAMAPAGINRDHWASFVDYRLNSKTKE, encoded by the exons atgaacttttCAACCTCAAGTAAGTCTAAGTCAAAACCTGAAGTGAGTACTCATTCTTCACTACCTAGTACTCAACCTCCAAGACTTGAAGTACAAATTCCAACCTCAATTACACCTCAAGCAAATATTCAACAAGGtccttcattttcattttccccTCCACTTCTATCTGCATCTCAAGCAA GAACCTTGAAAGTGAGGATATCTTCAACTAGCCAACCCCTAATTGCACCTCAATCTAATTCTCAGCCACCACATCAATCTTTTCCTGTATATGAACCAACAATACCAACTACATCACATTCATATTCTGAaaatgaagaggaagaaaatgaGAAGACTGAGTTGCAAGTAGATGAACAACGGCTTGCAACCCGAAAAAGAGCATGTTCTGTTAATGTGATTG ATGATCAAGGAAAGAGAATTACAAAACAACTACGAACCAATGATGTGTGGCATTTACCTCCTAATGAAAGGATTGTTGTGCAGTGGAATAATGAGGTTCAACCAATTGCAGATGGTGGAGCATTAATGAATAGGTTCTTAGCTAGCATTGCAAGAAACTCTAATTCTCTTCCCATTAGCTATTCTAGTTGGAAGAAGATTCCTaaagattataaaaaagat gCTAAGTTTGATGTCCATTTCGATGTTCATATAAGCCACATCCTCAAATCACTTAACATAAAGTGGAGAGACCACCGACAAGAATTATGGCAACTTAGAAATGAAGGAACACATACTAGAGATGAATTGATTGCAATGGCTCCAGCAGGAATAAATAGAGATCATTGGGCTTCTTTTGTGGATTATCGACTAAATTCAAAAACGAAG Gagtga